The Mycolicibacterium fluoranthenivorans genome has a window encoding:
- the kasA gene encoding 3-oxoacyl-ACP synthase KasA, which yields MTRPSTANGGFPSVVVTAVTATTSLAADIEGTWKGLLAGESGIRVLEDDFVTKWDLPVRIGGHLVENLDEKMTRLEMRRMSYVQRMAKYIGNQLWDTAGRPEVDPDRFSVVIGTGLGGGEKIVETYDAMNEGGPRKVSPLAVQMIMPNGAAAVIGLELGARAGVITPVSACSSGSEAIAHAWRQIVMGDADIAVCGGVEGGIEALPIAAFSMMRAMSTRNDDPAGASRPFDKDRDGFVFGEAGAVLILETEEHAKARGAKPLARVLGAGITSDAFHMVAPAPDGERAGAAIKRALETAGLSPKDIDHVNAHATATPIGDTAEANALRVAGVEHAAVYAPKGALGHSIGAVGALESILTVLALRDGVIPPTLNYETPDPEIDLDVVAGEPRYGEYQYAINNSFGFGGHNVALAFGRY from the coding sequence GTGACCCGACCTTCCACTGCTAACGGCGGTTTCCCCAGCGTTGTGGTGACCGCCGTCACGGCGACTACTTCCCTCGCTGCGGACATCGAGGGCACGTGGAAGGGCCTACTGGCCGGCGAGAGCGGAATCCGCGTCCTCGAGGACGATTTCGTCACCAAGTGGGACCTTCCGGTACGCATCGGCGGCCATCTCGTCGAGAACCTCGACGAAAAGATGACCCGGCTGGAGATGCGGCGTATGTCGTATGTCCAGCGGATGGCCAAGTACATCGGCAATCAGTTGTGGGACACCGCCGGTCGGCCGGAGGTCGATCCCGATCGTTTCTCGGTCGTGATCGGCACCGGCCTCGGTGGCGGCGAGAAGATCGTCGAGACCTACGACGCGATGAACGAGGGCGGCCCCCGCAAGGTGTCGCCCCTGGCCGTCCAGATGATCATGCCCAACGGCGCTGCCGCCGTCATCGGTCTCGAACTCGGGGCCCGTGCCGGCGTCATCACCCCGGTCTCGGCGTGTTCCTCCGGCTCCGAGGCCATCGCCCACGCCTGGCGTCAGATCGTCATGGGTGACGCCGACATCGCGGTATGCGGTGGCGTCGAGGGCGGTATCGAGGCGCTGCCGATCGCGGCGTTCTCGATGATGCGCGCCATGTCCACCCGCAACGACGACCCGGCCGGTGCGTCGCGTCCGTTCGACAAGGACCGCGACGGGTTCGTGTTCGGCGAAGCCGGTGCGGTGCTGATCCTGGAGACCGAGGAACACGCCAAAGCCCGCGGCGCCAAGCCGCTGGCCCGGGTGCTCGGTGCAGGCATCACCTCGGACGCGTTCCACATGGTCGCTCCGGCGCCGGACGGCGAGCGGGCCGGCGCGGCGATCAAGCGCGCGCTGGAGACGGCAGGCCTGTCGCCCAAGGACATCGACCACGTCAACGCACACGCCACGGCCACCCCGATCGGTGACACCGCGGAGGCCAACGCCCTGCGCGTCGCCGGGGTGGAACATGCCGCGGTATACGCACCCAAGGGCGCACTGGGTCACTCCATCGGCGCCGTCGGCGCCCTGGAATCCATCCTGACGGTGCTGGCTCTGCGCGACGGCGTCATCCCGCCGACGCTCAACTATGAGACGCCCGACCCCGAGATCGATCTCGATGTCGTTGCGGGCGAGCCTCGATACGGCGAATACCAGTACGCCATCAACAACTCATTCGGGTTCGGTGGCCACAATGTGGCACTGGCCTTCGGGCGGTACTGA
- the acpM gene encoding meromycolate extension acyl carrier protein AcpM gives MAASQEEIIAGLAEIIEEVTGIEPSEVTMEKSFVDDLDIDSLSMVEIAVQTEDKYGVKIPDEDLAGLRTVGDVVGYIQKLEEENPEAAAALRDKFSK, from the coding sequence GTGGCCGCCAGTCAAGAAGAAATCATCGCCGGTCTTGCCGAGATCATCGAAGAGGTCACCGGTATCGAGCCGTCTGAGGTGACGATGGAGAAGAGCTTCGTCGACGACCTGGACATCGACTCGCTGTCGATGGTCGAGATCGCGGTGCAGACCGAGGACAAGTACGGCGTGAAGATCCCGGACGAGGATCTGGCCGGCCTGCGCACCGTCGGTGACGTCGTCGGCTACATCCAGAAGCTCGAGGAAGAGAACCCCGAGGCTGCCGCCGCGCTGCGCGATAAGTTCTCGAAGTGA
- a CDS encoding ACP S-malonyltransferase: protein MLALLAPGQGSQTPGMLSPWLELPGASERLAAWSAISGLDLARLGTTATAEEITDTAVTQPLVVAATLLAHEHVTKAGLLSGDAAIAGHSVGEIAAYAIAGVISPDDAIKLAATRGAEMAKACALEPTGMAAVLGGDEAAVLEALARFDLIPANRNAAGQIVAAGAIAALEKLAEDPPAKARVRVLATAGAFHTHYMAPAAEGYAAAAAEVATAEPTRTLLSNADGKPVADAADAMAKLVAQMTRPVRWDLCNETLRGLAVTAIVEFPPAGTLVGIAKRELKGTPTYAVKAPSDLDGLAEL, encoded by the coding sequence GTGCTTGCATTGCTTGCTCCCGGACAGGGATCCCAGACCCCCGGCATGCTCAGCCCATGGCTGGAGTTGCCCGGGGCTTCCGAGCGCCTGGCCGCATGGTCGGCGATCAGCGGACTGGACCTGGCCCGGCTGGGCACCACCGCCACCGCCGAGGAGATCACCGATACCGCGGTGACCCAGCCGCTGGTCGTGGCCGCCACCCTGCTGGCGCACGAGCACGTCACCAAGGCCGGCCTGCTCTCCGGTGATGCGGCCATCGCCGGTCACTCGGTCGGCGAGATCGCGGCCTACGCGATCGCCGGTGTAATCTCCCCCGACGACGCCATCAAGCTGGCCGCCACCCGCGGCGCCGAGATGGCCAAGGCCTGCGCGCTGGAGCCCACCGGGATGGCCGCCGTGCTCGGCGGCGACGAAGCCGCTGTACTTGAAGCCCTCGCTCGATTTGACCTCATCCCCGCCAACCGCAACGCCGCCGGTCAGATCGTGGCCGCCGGTGCGATCGCCGCGCTGGAGAAGCTCGCCGAGGATCCGCCGGCCAAGGCCCGGGTCCGGGTCCTGGCCACCGCCGGCGCCTTCCACACCCACTACATGGCGCCCGCCGCCGAGGGCTACGCCGCCGCGGCCGCGGAGGTGGCGACCGCCGAACCGACCAGGACGCTGCTGTCCAACGCCGACGGCAAGCCCGTCGCCGACGCCGCCGACGCGATGGCCAAGCTGGTCGCCCAGATGACCCGGCCGGTGCGCTGGGACCTGTGCAACGAGACCCTGCGGGGTCTCGCGGTCACGGCGATCGTCGAGTTCCCGCCCGCCGGGACGCTCGTCGGCATCGCCAAACGAGAACTGAAAGGCACACCGACCTATGCGGTGAAAGCCCCCTCAGACCTGGATGGGCTCGCCGAGCTCTGA
- a CDS encoding PucR family transcriptional regulator, with protein MPDKRTVPPASTLDVLQSVPESALRRLKQYSGRLATEAVHALEERLPGFSDLEASQRASVQLVVQTAVINFVEWMRDPTSDISYTAQAFEVVPQDLRRRVALRQSVEMVRVTMEFFEEVVPLLARTDEQLTALTAGILRYSRDLAFAAATAYADQAEARGAWDSRMEANIVDAVVRGDAGPALQSQAAALNWDATASATVIVGYPHPDRLDLVSGDVHDVALRNGRTALSDVHGTWLVTIVSGPLSQTDRFLSELMKVFGNGPVVIGPTAPSLLTLHRSAAEAISGMRAVTGWGGAPRPVAARELLPERALLGDAIALAALETEVMRPLGDADPALTQTLDAYLDSGGAIEACARKLTVHPNTVRYRLKRITDFTGRDPTVPRDAYVLRVAITVGRLRRDSGHFNGSNGSTNGTFSGQSANTDSQIPT; from the coding sequence ATGCCCGACAAACGGACCGTTCCGCCCGCATCGACGCTGGATGTGCTGCAGAGCGTGCCGGAGTCCGCGCTGCGCCGGCTCAAGCAGTATTCGGGCCGGCTGGCCACCGAGGCCGTGCACGCCCTGGAAGAGCGACTGCCGGGCTTCTCCGACCTGGAGGCCTCCCAGCGCGCCAGCGTGCAGCTGGTGGTCCAGACCGCGGTCATCAACTTCGTCGAGTGGATGCGCGACCCCACCAGCGATATCAGCTATACCGCCCAGGCTTTCGAGGTCGTCCCCCAAGACCTGCGCAGACGGGTGGCGCTGCGCCAATCCGTCGAGATGGTGCGGGTCACCATGGAGTTCTTCGAGGAAGTGGTGCCGCTGCTGGCCCGCACCGACGAACAGCTGACCGCCCTGACCGCGGGCATCCTGCGCTACAGCCGCGATCTGGCCTTCGCCGCCGCGACGGCGTATGCCGATCAGGCCGAGGCGCGGGGCGCCTGGGACAGCCGGATGGAGGCCAATATCGTCGACGCCGTGGTCCGCGGGGACGCCGGCCCGGCCCTGCAGTCCCAGGCCGCCGCCCTGAACTGGGATGCCACCGCATCCGCCACCGTGATCGTGGGCTATCCCCACCCGGACCGCCTGGACCTGGTCAGCGGCGATGTGCACGACGTGGCATTGCGCAACGGCCGTACCGCCCTGTCGGATGTGCACGGCACCTGGCTGGTCACCATCGTCTCCGGGCCGCTGTCCCAGACCGACCGCTTTCTCTCGGAGCTGATGAAGGTGTTCGGCAACGGCCCGGTGGTGATCGGCCCCACCGCGCCGAGCTTGCTGACGCTGCACCGCAGTGCTGCCGAGGCCATCTCGGGGATGCGTGCCGTCACCGGCTGGGGTGGTGCGCCGCGACCGGTGGCCGCTCGCGAGCTGCTGCCGGAACGGGCGCTGCTCGGCGATGCCATCGCGCTGGCCGCACTGGAGACCGAGGTGATGCGCCCCCTCGGCGATGCCGACCCCGCATTGACGCAGACCCTCGACGCGTATCTGGACTCCGGCGGCGCCATAGAAGCTTGCGCACGCAAATTGACGGTTCATCCAAACACCGTCCGCTACCGCCTGAAACGGATCACCGACTTCACCGGCCGCGATCCGACGGTCCCGCGCGACGCGTACGTGTTGCGGGTGGCCATCACGGTGGGTCGGCTACGGCGTGATTCAGGCCACTTCAACGGGTCAAACGGCAGTACGAACGGGACATTCTCAGGCCAATCGGCGAATACGGACAGCCAGATTCCGACGTGA